One window of the Trifolium pratense cultivar HEN17-A07 linkage group LG2, ARS_RC_1.1, whole genome shotgun sequence genome contains the following:
- the LOC123908459 gene encoding uncharacterized protein LOC123908459 encodes MGPLVLSQLATGLSVLAGAVLVKSVLDQKPMAGPFPRCPSCNGTGRVPCLCSRWSDGDVGCSTCSGSGRMGCSSCGGSGTGRPLPARVTIRQSNRPS; translated from the coding sequence ATGGGTCCACTCGTATTGAGCCAATTAGCCACCGGTTTAAGCGTCTTAGCCGGAGCGGTTCTTGTTAAATCGGTTTTAGATCAAAAACCTATGGCCGGTCCATTTCCTCGATGTCCTAGCTGTAACGGAACCGGTCGAGTTCCTTGTTTATGTTCGCGTTGGTCTGATGGTGATGTTGGTTGTAGTACGTGTTCCGGTTCGGGTCGGATGGGTTGTAGCAGTTGTGGTGGGTCTGGAACCGGTCGACCTTTACCTGCGAGAGTCACGATACGGCAATCAAACCGCCCTTCTTAG